The genomic region CGGTGTCAACGCCTGTCGGCGCTTCGCACTCCGCACGGCGTACCCGACGGGTGTGGTCCCGGCTCGAGCAGTCTGCTGGGTTGACCCATCAGACGCATGGTTGGCCCACCAGAATGTGAAGGGCCAACCCTGTTTCCCATGGGTCGACCCGTCAGACGCGGCGGCGTAGGTGGGCGGGCGGAGGGGACCGTACGGCGGGGTGGTGTGTCTGCGGAGGTGGGCGGCCGAGGTGGACCGTACGGCGGGGTGACGGCGTGAGGGGGTGAGGGGGTGAGGGGGTGTTCGTAAGTACGGGCAGCCGACCGCGCCGCTGGCTGTGCGAGGCGGGCGAGGGCACCGACGAAACCTGGAGCCGGCAAGGCTTGGGAGCGGCGGGTTTCGGGTGGGACGGCTGGGACGCTACTGGTGGATCGGTCGGTGGGCGGGGGAGACTGCGAGCGGGTTGCCGACCGGGGAGATGCCAGATGAGTACGCCGTTGTCGTCGGATGGAGATTCCGTGGTGCGGATCGGGGCGCTTGTGCCGTTGAGTCGGCCTGGGTGGTTTGAGGCTGGTCAGCATCTGCTGGCTGGGCTCGAGTTGGCCGTTCGCGATGTGAATGCGGACGGCGGGATTGGTGGACGGTCGCTGGAGTTGATCGTTCGCGATACGGCGGCTGATCCGGTGAAGGCTGCGTCGGCGGTGGAGGAATTGGCCGGGCTGGGGGTGGCTGCCTTGGTCGGGGAGTATCACAGCGTGGTGGCTCGGGCAGTTGCTGCCAGGGCGGACGCTCTGGAGGTGCCATTTCTGTGCTCGTCGGCGGTGCTCGACGGGCTGACCGAGCAGCCGACGGAGTGGGTGGCGCGTCTTGCCCCGGCGCAGTCGCACGGCTGGCGGATCTACGCGGACTTTCTGCTGAGCCAAGGGCACACTCGAATCGCCGTCGCCAAGCAGCCGAGCGTCTACTGGGCAACCGGTACGGGCATTCTGCGGGACTATCTCGCTGCCCGCGGCGGCAGCGTCGTCGAGCTCGACATGTCTGCGCTGACACCCGCCGAAGTGTGCGACGAACTCGTCGGCGACCACGCGACGGCGTTGCTGCTCTTGGTCGGCTAC from Kribbella flavida DSM 17836 harbors:
- a CDS encoding ABC transporter substrate-binding protein, with the protein product MSTPLSSDGDSVVRIGALVPLSRPGWFEAGQHLLAGLELAVRDVNADGGIGGRSLELIVRDTAADPVKAASAVEELAGLGVAALVGEYHSVVARAVAARADALEVPFLCSSAVLDGLTEQPTEWVARLAPAQSHGWRIYADFLLSQGHTRIAVAKQPSVYWATGTGILRDYLAARGGSVVELDMSALTPAEVCDELVGDHATALLLLVGYPDPAVSIVKAVRSDPRLADILIGAPAGQPEFADWASLLGDDSAAIPFLRYRPERLTPLGAKVEAELRGRLATPPSFVAFEGYDAIAVLAQILGAHGIDRARIADAWPKVAVDGTRGRIQFCRTPGISVWQWTWPAVQVVDRDPADPGRFRVLHTS